aaaattatcTGAGTGCCATTAAAAAACTCAAATAAGGTTGTGAAATTTTTGTGTTGGGAGGTTTCTACCTAGAATATATTTTGGTAAATTCTGCAAAGGCTTGCTTGCCTCTATCTCATCTCTCTCTCAGCTAGGGTTTCAATTTTCCAGTTCGCCCGAGTCATCCTCAAGGTGGGCTACTTCTCACTTGATCTCCATACagttttctttgtttttgtttttcgaAATATTTTCTTCCTCAAAAATACTAAAGAGGGTTTGGTATACTTTATCTCTTGTCTGATTGTCGAGAAAGGAAGGGGAATTGGTGTTTTCTCTAACCTTCATGTCCTCTATATAGTGGAGGAAAAGGGTGATTGATCAATTTACGTTTACTGATTATATAGCTTGAATTTGAGGGAAATTTTTGAAGAATCAAAATCTAAGTTCCTCTTGCATGCTTCTATGCTATTAGGAGGAAGAAATTCATGTCATAAATCTACATGATTTTCACGGAAGTTCATTGATTTTGTTGTGGTTTATTTCTCGTTTAAATGAACAATTGGgtatttagggttttttttttcctttcacaAAGGAAGTCGGTTAATTTTCTTTGATATAGATGATAATCTGTTTTCACCTAATTTTAATTTCAAGAGTTTGATCTGATtgtaaattgcaatttattgtTGGTTTAtacctatttttttaattgaaaatagaaaagcAAGAAATATCCAGTATATAAATTTTAGCGCAAAACTATTTTTTCTTGTCAAGTAttccattattttttttttctcttgtaAAGTTTTCCAATATTGTTCTTAGTTTCTTGCTGTAGCTAACAATATTGTGTTGCTTTGTTCAGTGAGTTGAACAATGGGCAAGAGGAAGTCCAGAGCAAAGCCTCCACCTAAAAAGCGTAATGACAAGCTTGATACTGTTTTCAGCTGCCCCTTCTGTAACCATGGCACCAGCGTTGAATGCCGCATGTAAGAGTTGATCTTTGATAGCCATTACTTGTAAACCATGAACATAGGAATAGGACCTTATGGCTACATGGAAACCATTTGAGTAGGTTTTTTTAGTTGAATAAACTTTTAGTAGTTAGTTGTACTTGACTGCTTGTGATTATTTGATGTTCTATACATCTTTCTTCGCCACTTTCACAAACACAAATGTATGCTTTTTCTTGTCTTGAGGTGGTGAACATGCCCGTGTAAAATGCGGTTCATGACTGCAGGAAACTTTTATATTAGAATCCGTGCTTGTAGATATTCATTAAGgggtttttcttttcttgaCTCTTGGCATTTATGTGGCTGCAGTGACATGAAGAATTTGATTGGCGAAGCTATCTGCGGGATTTGCCAAGAAAGCTTCAGTACTACAGTGACAGGTTTGCTTTTCCCTATCTATTGGCTGATTAATTAGGGTGTTTAAAATTTTTAGTCTGTTCATATTTCTTCAGTTTAATAACTTTGAACACCCCACCCCCTGCCCACACAAACACACACAAAATCCATTATTCTGAGCTGTCAGGAGTGCCTGCTCCTAACGTAAGGATGGTCTGTCCTTATCATTATCACGGCATGAGAATTTACGATGTGCTAGAACATTAAGCATAACACACTAGCGATGTAGGCATGTCATGTGAGCTAGAACGTTTGGCATCACACAGCAATTAGGCGCTTGAATTATGTGTATAGATTTCTATTGTGGATTTATCTGTTAGTAATACATTTTTCCAATGTAGTttatcaaaagaaaaatatatgatTTCATGATCTAGTTGATGACTAAATATATCCTTGCCCTAAGCATGTTAGTCACACCAAGTTTTTCCTATTTGTTATATACTAGATAGTTTCAGGGCCATTGGGGGTATACTAAAATGTTCTGAGACTATTTGTAACCCAAAAGATCGTTTTAAGGATCATTTTTGATAGGAAGTTCAG
This region of Cannabis sativa cultivar Pink pepper isolate KNU-18-1 chromosome 7, ASM2916894v1, whole genome shotgun sequence genomic DNA includes:
- the LOC115697733 gene encoding transcription elongation factor 1 homolog, which codes for MGKRKSRAKPPPKKRNDKLDTVFSCPFCNHGTSVECRIDMKNLIGEAICGICQESFSTTVTALTEAIDIYSEWIDECERVNNVEEDGA